From the Bacteroidia bacterium genome, one window contains:
- a CDS encoding T9SS type A sorting domain-containing protein: MNIPIRLILLFAATTAVAQPTATDLSYLPLHNGNIWLYKVYDWTPQGERFSGWNEVRIVKDSLFPNGKRYFVFSNNTTLRVDSTTGVVYGYRGPHNASAYCPDTTEYEELNLSIRNDSLYFRCGDTFPMAPWRIDSLPSDVIGELYVNFKRPRRVWGGGAFHFHYRYAEGLGRYYMNNLGRISYLYHARINGVDYWPVTFRSFTATPLPDNQVHLRWRTEAEVQNAGFTVQRQIAGESESWDDLHFIRARAAEHAGADYEYTDVTAASLPAGERLKYRLRQLDFDGSTAYSDIAGVELASVPNSAALSVWPNPAADHVSIHVTNTDAPPALLLVTDLLGRELKRFDGIESGTVLNWDLTSQTGRRVAAGVYLLRLMGNGRTTDRMLLLR, encoded by the coding sequence ATGAACATTCCGATCCGTCTCATCCTGCTGTTCGCCGCGACAACGGCGGTAGCCCAGCCCACCGCCACCGATCTTTCCTATTTACCTCTGCACAACGGCAATATCTGGCTGTACAAGGTCTACGACTGGACGCCGCAAGGAGAGCGCTTTTCAGGCTGGAATGAGGTGCGCATCGTCAAGGATTCGCTTTTCCCGAACGGGAAACGCTACTTCGTGTTCAGCAACAATACCACACTGCGCGTGGACAGCACGACAGGCGTCGTGTACGGGTATCGCGGCCCGCACAACGCTTCCGCGTATTGCCCGGATACGACGGAATATGAGGAATTGAACCTCTCCATCCGTAACGACAGTCTGTATTTTCGATGCGGGGACACATTTCCAATGGCACCCTGGAGAATTGACTCGCTGCCATCCGACGTCATAGGGGAGCTGTATGTCAACTTCAAGCGGCCCCGAAGAGTATGGGGGGGAGGGGCGTTTCATTTCCACTACCGCTATGCCGAGGGACTGGGGCGGTATTACATGAACAATCTTGGGCGCATCTCCTATCTCTATCATGCCCGCATAAACGGCGTTGACTACTGGCCTGTCACCTTTCGTTCTTTCACTGCAACGCCGCTGCCGGATAATCAGGTCCACCTGCGTTGGCGCACGGAGGCCGAGGTGCAAAACGCCGGCTTCACCGTGCAACGGCAGATTGCTGGAGAGAGCGAAAGCTGGGACGACCTGCATTTCATCCGCGCCCGCGCAGCTGAGCATGCGGGCGCGGACTACGAGTACACGGACGTCACCGCCGCATCACTGCCCGCCGGGGAGCGGTTGAAGTACCGACTCCGACAGCTCGACTTCGACGGCAGTACCGCGTACTCGGATATCGCCGGGGTCGAGCTCGCGTCCGTCCCCAACAGCGCGGCGCTCAGCGTCTGGCCCAATCCCGCAGCCGATCACGTGAGCATACACGTCACCAATACGGACGCCCCTCCCGCGCTGCTGCTCGTCACCGATCTCCTTGGCCGCGAGCTGAAGCGCTTTGATGGTATTGAATCAGGCACAGTGCTGAACTGGGATCTGACGTCACAAACCGGCCGCCGCGTGGCGGCGGGCGTGTATCTGCTTCGTCTCATGGGAAACGGACGCACAACAGACAGGATGCTGCTGCTGCGATAA
- a CDS encoding CxxxxCH/CxxCH domain-containing protein produces MKRLTPILSVLFVSVLLFAACSSELKDPADLPGEPVLYGAHGNGYGVFTADNFHGKDIRNRLGWDISSCRTCHGPDYAGGLTGQSCNASGCHVTADGGPEACYLCHGDSQTKKAYPQWYNAHKLHLEGGTLSAVTVACSDCHDLPANFSDPVHIDKTTPGKAEVMFNNAFAAIQTKGTTGTPTYDAAAGTCSNTYCHGNFTNGNNATVAWKGADQAKCGSCHGDPATGSPLPKPPHSPVTNCTGCHANAYDNGVLIQAKHINGKLEVFGQERTDW; encoded by the coding sequence ATGAAAAGACTCACTCCGATTCTCTCTGTGCTGTTCGTCTCGGTGCTGCTCTTCGCGGCATGCTCGAGTGAACTCAAGGATCCGGCCGATCTCCCGGGCGAGCCCGTGCTGTACGGGGCGCATGGCAACGGCTACGGTGTGTTTACCGCGGACAATTTCCACGGCAAGGACATTCGCAACCGTCTCGGCTGGGACATCTCCTCCTGCCGCACCTGCCATGGTCCCGATTACGCCGGTGGTCTTACCGGGCAGTCCTGTAACGCCAGCGGTTGCCATGTTACCGCCGACGGAGGTCCCGAGGCCTGCTATCTCTGTCATGGAGATTCACAGACCAAAAAGGCCTATCCGCAGTGGTACAACGCCCACAAGCTGCATCTTGAAGGCGGCACGCTGTCCGCGGTGACTGTCGCTTGTTCGGATTGCCACGACCTCCCGGCCAATTTCAGCGATCCCGTCCACATCGACAAGACCACGCCGGGTAAGGCTGAGGTGATGTTCAACAACGCCTTTGCCGCTATTCAAACCAAAGGCACGACAGGGACCCCGACGTATGATGCCGCCGCAGGAACCTGCTCCAATACCTATTGCCACGGAAATTTCACCAACGGCAACAACGCCACTGTTGCATGGAAGGGCGCGGATCAGGCGAAGTGCGGAAGCTGCCACGGCGATCCCGCAACCGGAAGTCCGTTGCCGAAACCGCCGCACTCCCCGGTAACGAACTGTACCGGCTGTCACGCGAATGCCTATGACAACGGTGTGTTGATACAGGCGAAGCACATCAACGGCAAGCTCGAGGTCTTCGGCCAGGAGCGCACCGACTGGTAA
- a CDS encoding cytochrome c family protein has product MKTAATFIALAVMFMAVSAFTSNTGPTNGGAKTCKACHSNAKMGGESYKHWEKSPHASAFKTLQSAEADKIATEKGFKTKAAETPECLSCHVTDKKFAAEGVGCESCHGAGSEYKNKHAKSVEEGVKLGLQLPKVADGSAEKQCKTCHNEKSPTYRPLKFAEAWKKVAHPSGK; this is encoded by the coding sequence ATGAAAACCGCAGCAACCTTCATCGCACTCGCCGTCATGTTCATGGCGGTGTCGGCGTTCACCAGCAATACCGGACCCACAAATGGTGGCGCGAAGACCTGCAAGGCCTGCCACAGCAACGCGAAAATGGGCGGCGAATCCTACAAGCATTGGGAAAAATCGCCGCACGCCAGCGCATTCAAGACCCTTCAAAGTGCCGAAGCGGACAAGATTGCCACAGAGAAGGGTTTCAAGACCAAAGCCGCTGAAACACCGGAGTGCCTGAGCTGCCACGTGACCGACAAGAAATTTGCCGCCGAGGGCGTGGGATGTGAATCCTGCCACGGCGCGGGCAGCGAGTACAAGAACAAGCATGCGAAGAGCGTCGAAGAAGGTGTCAAGTTGGGTCTCCAGCTCCCGAAAGTCGCCGACGGCAGCGCCGAAAAGCAGTGCAAGACCTGCCACAACGAAAAGAGCCCGACCTATCGTCCGCTGAAGTTCGCTGAGGCCTGGAAAAAGGTCGCCCATCCTTCCGGCAAGTAA
- a CDS encoding NADH-quinone oxidoreductase subunit N — translation MIEIIFSSIPSVWPEIILALTFVLAMVVEFILGRKGRMYSGVPTGMVVLLGFVLALLALAFTGSEPRELFGAMYAIDPFSVFFKVLIIATGIVIIVFSLQSGELKQQGSMGEFFCFLAATTVGMVLMSGATNLLMMYMALEMVSIPSYVLAGFSKKHRRSGEAALKYVLFGGASSGVMLYGISLLFGLTGSLELSSIQATLSSGAVAHNVGGYIVLIIALIMITAGFGYKISAVPFHFWTPDVYEGSPIAVTAFLAVASKAAGFAMMIRFFYVTFFDALLDPGRWASLPYVEWNLIVAVLSVLTMTLGNLVAIWQDNLKRMLAYSSIAHAGYILMGLVVMSDLGIASMLMYFMVYYFMNLGAFYIVMVVADKIGSEHIDDYNGLAKRAPLIALGFSVFLVSLTGLPPLAGFIGKWMLFSAVMDGQFYWLAIIGVINSAISLYYYARVMRNMYLRDAKPGNDGDLRFAPSVTIVALVFIVPTIVFGLYWGPLVSIAQRSVEIFLR, via the coding sequence ATGATCGAAATAATTTTCTCAAGCATCCCCTCTGTCTGGCCCGAGATCATTCTGGCGCTCACCTTTGTGCTCGCCATGGTGGTGGAGTTCATTCTCGGCCGGAAAGGCCGGATGTATTCCGGCGTGCCCACCGGAATGGTGGTGTTGCTCGGTTTCGTTCTGGCTTTGCTCGCACTGGCGTTTACCGGCAGCGAGCCGAGGGAGCTCTTCGGTGCCATGTACGCGATTGATCCGTTTTCGGTGTTTTTCAAGGTCCTGATAATCGCTACCGGCATCGTCATCATCGTCTTTTCCCTGCAATCGGGCGAACTGAAGCAGCAGGGGAGCATGGGCGAATTTTTCTGCTTTCTGGCCGCCACCACGGTCGGCATGGTACTCATGTCCGGTGCCACCAATCTCCTGATGATGTACATGGCGCTGGAAATGGTCAGCATTCCGTCCTACGTTTTGGCGGGCTTCAGCAAAAAACATCGTCGTTCCGGTGAAGCAGCGCTGAAATACGTGCTGTTTGGCGGAGCGTCGAGTGGGGTGATGCTCTATGGAATTTCGCTGCTGTTCGGACTCACCGGATCGCTCGAACTCAGTTCCATACAGGCAACGCTCTCTTCGGGCGCGGTGGCGCATAACGTGGGCGGGTACATTGTTCTCATCATCGCGCTCATCATGATTACCGCCGGTTTTGGGTACAAAATCAGCGCAGTGCCTTTCCATTTCTGGACGCCCGACGTGTACGAAGGGTCCCCCATAGCGGTCACTGCATTTCTTGCCGTCGCCTCCAAGGCAGCCGGCTTCGCGATGATGATTCGCTTCTTCTACGTGACGTTTTTCGATGCCTTGCTGGATCCCGGCCGCTGGGCGAGTCTCCCTTACGTTGAGTGGAACCTGATCGTTGCGGTGCTTTCCGTTCTCACCATGACGCTCGGAAACCTCGTGGCCATCTGGCAGGACAATCTCAAACGCATGCTCGCCTATTCGAGCATTGCGCACGCCGGCTACATTCTCATGGGGCTCGTTGTCATGAGCGATCTGGGCATCGCCTCGATGCTGATGTATTTCATGGTGTACTATTTCATGAATCTTGGTGCCTTCTACATCGTCATGGTCGTCGCGGACAAGATCGGCAGCGAGCATATAGACGATTACAACGGCCTGGCCAAACGCGCCCCGCTCATCGCGCTGGGTTTCTCCGTCTTCCTCGTCTCTCTGACAGGGCTGCCGCCCCTTGCCGGATTTATCGGCAAATGGATGCTGTTTTCGGCCGTCATGGACGGGCAGTTCTACTGGCTGGCCATTATCGGTGTTATCAACAGCGCCATTTCGCTCTACTACTACGCGCGCGTTATGCGCAATATGTACCTTCGCGACGCCAAACCGGGTAACGACGGCGATCTCCGCTTCGCACCCTCCGTAACGATCGTCGCACTTGTGTTCATTGTTCCCACCATCGTCTTTGGACTGTACTGGGGACCACTCGTTTCCATCGCACAGCGCTCGGTGGAGATTTTTCTTCGCTGA
- a CDS encoding NADH-quinone oxidoreductase subunit M: MQFPILTLITFLPVLGMIIILFLPKEKTRSIQITAAIMTGLQVVLAILIWMNFDTSKVGITEIATMQFVERLPWIVIPETPWFGEIRIEYFLGIDGLSMPMVLLTALISFIATFSSFSITKSVKGYFVMFLLLDTGMMGVFCAIDMFLFYVFWELMLLPMYFLIGIWGGPRREYAAIKFFIYTLAGSVLLLLVMIGLYFSTVDPTTGVHTFNMLAMMDPANVTQGVFATVGSTARMLAFIGLFIGFAIKVPIFPFHTWLPDAHVEAPTAISVILAGVLLKMGTYGLLRISFPIFPEMTLYFQIPMMILGFVNIVYGALCAMAQTDFKKLIAYSSVSHMGYVLLGMAALNVQGMTGAVFQMFNHGTITAMLFLLVGVIYDRAHTRGLNEFGGLYNKMPVYSFFTVIAFFAAIGLPSMSGFVSEAFVFLGAFQTNKLWTILSTLGIVLGAGYMLWTFQRVFMGTLPEKWENVMPDVNGREVFTLLPLAIIIIALGVYPSPALNWMSTSLGHLVDFVNNSAGQVLMSAF; the protein is encoded by the coding sequence ATGCAATTCCCCATCCTTACACTGATCACCTTCCTGCCGGTACTCGGCATGATCATCATTCTCTTCCTCCCGAAGGAAAAGACCCGCAGCATTCAGATCACTGCCGCGATCATGACCGGGTTACAGGTAGTGTTGGCCATCCTTATCTGGATGAATTTCGACACCAGCAAGGTCGGTATTACCGAAATCGCCACCATGCAGTTCGTCGAACGTCTGCCATGGATAGTCATCCCGGAGACACCCTGGTTCGGCGAAATCCGAATCGAGTATTTCCTCGGCATTGACGGATTGTCCATGCCCATGGTCTTGCTGACGGCATTGATCAGCTTCATCGCCACCTTTTCCTCCTTCAGTATCACGAAGTCCGTCAAGGGTTATTTCGTGATGTTCCTGCTGCTGGATACGGGTATGATGGGCGTGTTTTGCGCCATCGACATGTTCCTGTTCTACGTGTTCTGGGAACTGATGCTGCTGCCGATGTACTTTCTTATCGGCATCTGGGGCGGACCCCGACGCGAGTACGCGGCCATCAAGTTCTTCATCTACACGCTCGCGGGTTCGGTGCTGCTGCTGCTGGTGATGATCGGCCTGTATTTCAGCACCGTGGATCCGACCACGGGCGTGCACACGTTCAATATGCTCGCGATGATGGATCCCGCGAATGTGACGCAGGGCGTGTTCGCCACTGTGGGAAGTACGGCGCGCATGCTTGCCTTCATCGGCTTGTTCATCGGTTTCGCGATCAAGGTGCCGATTTTCCCCTTCCATACCTGGCTCCCCGACGCACACGTCGAGGCACCGACGGCCATTTCCGTCATTCTGGCGGGTGTGCTTCTGAAAATGGGCACGTACGGTCTGCTGCGCATCAGTTTTCCGATTTTCCCGGAGATGACGCTGTACTTCCAGATACCGATGATGATTCTGGGCTTCGTCAATATCGTGTACGGTGCGCTCTGTGCCATGGCGCAGACGGATTTCAAGAAGCTGATCGCGTATTCCTCGGTTTCGCACATGGGCTATGTGCTTCTGGGCATGGCGGCGCTCAACGTGCAGGGCATGACCGGCGCCGTTTTCCAGATGTTCAATCACGGTACCATAACGGCAATGCTCTTCCTCTTGGTGGGCGTCATCTACGACCGCGCCCACACGAGAGGGCTCAACGAATTCGGCGGCCTTTACAACAAGATGCCCGTGTATTCCTTCTTCACGGTCATAGCGTTTTTCGCGGCCATTGGCCTGCCGTCCATGAGCGGTTTCGTCAGCGAAGCCTTTGTCTTCCTCGGTGCTTTCCAGACCAACAAACTGTGGACAATACTCTCCACGCTCGGTATCGTGCTGGGTGCGGGCTATATGCTCTGGACCTTCCAGCGCGTGTTCATGGGGACACTACCGGAGAAGTGGGAAAACGTGATGCCGGATGTCAACGGGCGTGAAGTATTCACCCTGCTTCCGCTCGCGATTATCATCATCGCGTTGGGCGTGTATCCGTCTCCGGCATTGAACTGGATGAGCACGTCACTCGGACACCTTGTGGACTTCGTCAACAACAGTGCCGGCCAGGTACTGATGAGCGCATTCTGA
- the nuoL gene encoding NADH-quinone oxidoreductase subunit L → MTAQTLLTLSLVVLFIPLASFALLLAFGKRLPRKGDTIATTLMFIGLALAFVVMIGTFNLPPAAAIPGFPEAPVQLSFTWVDFNTTMNVFGAHVPLRIELGIMIDKIVAVMLVVVMLITALVHLFSIGYMQGDPKYHRYFAYLGVFAFSMLGIVITNNLLMMYAAWELVGLSSYLLIGFWYEKPMPGYAGTKAFLVNRVGDIGMWIGILIIFASYGTFRFDEIFAAIAAGNLPFGSEVWLTAAGILIFMGAVGKSAQFPLHTWLPDAMEGPTPVSALIHAATMVAAGVYLVARVFPMLSGEALLVIAIVGTITAFVAATIALVQNDIKKVLAYSTVSQLGYMIMALGVGAYTAGFFHLVTHAMFKACLFLGSGSVIHAMHHSLHHLHDHDTDPQDIRNMGGLAKKMPVTFYTFLAATLAISGVPLFSGFLSKDEILAGAWAFGGLRGDIAAIIPWIGFLVAAMTAFYMFRLVILTFLGDAKRPDVFAHIHESPMTMKIPIIVLASLSLWFFYSWNPLSGPSGWFVQGIKTPVTVTAGEWHPLADAHAGDNAHATPPGHTDHTHAAPASVPQGNPAQEVLEHAVHESHTPAMITSLIVAGLGILFAFAMYRRRMVDPDRMADRFRPLHTFLLNKWYFDEIYEKWIVVPGVHLTARMMAWFDTWVVDGAVNGAAYVTQLQSRISGLFDKWVVDGGVNLTAYVVGFFGIMFKKTQTGRIQTYIAFVLVGVVVLFYMFR, encoded by the coding sequence ATGACGGCACAAACACTGCTCACTCTCTCACTGGTCGTTCTGTTCATCCCGCTCGCATCCTTTGCGCTGCTGCTTGCGTTCGGCAAGCGTCTGCCGCGGAAAGGGGACACGATAGCAACCACGCTGATGTTTATCGGCCTGGCGCTCGCCTTCGTGGTGATGATCGGCACGTTCAATCTTCCTCCGGCAGCGGCCATACCGGGCTTTCCGGAAGCACCGGTGCAACTGTCCTTTACGTGGGTGGACTTCAACACGACGATGAACGTGTTCGGCGCCCATGTGCCGTTGCGCATCGAACTGGGCATCATGATCGACAAGATCGTCGCCGTGATGCTCGTCGTCGTCATGCTCATCACCGCGCTGGTGCATCTGTTCTCCATCGGCTACATGCAGGGCGATCCGAAGTATCACCGTTATTTCGCCTATCTCGGGGTGTTCGCCTTCTCCATGCTGGGCATCGTGATAACGAACAACCTCCTGATGATGTACGCGGCATGGGAATTGGTGGGACTGAGTTCCTATCTTCTCATCGGTTTCTGGTACGAAAAGCCCATGCCGGGATACGCCGGGACCAAGGCTTTCCTGGTGAATCGCGTGGGCGACATCGGGATGTGGATCGGTATACTCATCATTTTCGCCAGCTATGGCACTTTCCGTTTCGACGAGATTTTCGCCGCCATCGCCGCGGGCAATTTGCCTTTCGGCTCGGAAGTCTGGCTCACCGCGGCGGGTATACTCATCTTCATGGGTGCGGTAGGGAAGAGCGCGCAATTTCCTCTGCACACCTGGCTTCCCGACGCGATGGAGGGTCCGACGCCCGTGAGCGCGCTCATTCATGCCGCGACCATGGTCGCAGCAGGAGTGTATCTGGTTGCGCGCGTGTTTCCCATGCTGTCGGGCGAGGCGCTGCTGGTTATCGCCATCGTCGGTACGATCACAGCGTTCGTTGCGGCGACCATCGCCCTGGTGCAGAACGACATCAAGAAAGTCCTCGCCTATTCCACCGTCAGTCAGCTTGGCTATATGATCATGGCCCTGGGCGTCGGCGCGTACACGGCCGGCTTCTTCCATCTTGTGACCCATGCCATGTTCAAGGCCTGCCTGTTCCTCGGCTCCGGTTCGGTCATACACGCCATGCATCACAGCCTGCATCACCTGCACGATCACGACACCGATCCGCAGGACATCCGGAATATGGGCGGACTGGCGAAAAAGATGCCCGTCACCTTTTATACCTTCCTCGCGGCGACGCTCGCCATTTCGGGCGTACCCTTGTTCTCCGGCTTCCTGAGCAAGGATGAGATTTTGGCCGGCGCATGGGCGTTCGGCGGCCTACGGGGCGACATCGCAGCGATCATACCCTGGATCGGCTTCCTGGTCGCAGCCATGACGGCGTTTTACATGTTCCGGCTCGTGATCCTGACCTTCCTGGGCGATGCCAAGCGACCCGATGTGTTTGCGCATATACACGAGTCGCCGATGACGATGAAAATTCCCATCATCGTGCTCGCGTCGCTGTCGTTGTGGTTCTTCTACTCGTGGAATCCGTTGTCCGGACCCAGCGGCTGGTTCGTGCAGGGGATTAAAACCCCCGTTACGGTGACGGCAGGGGAGTGGCATCCGCTGGCGGACGCGCATGCCGGCGATAACGCGCATGCCACACCACCGGGCCACACCGATCACACGCATGCCGCCCCGGCAAGCGTGCCGCAGGGCAATCCCGCACAGGAGGTACTGGAGCATGCGGTACACGAATCGCATACACCGGCGATGATCACTTCCCTCATCGTGGCGGGTCTGGGCATTTTGTTCGCCTTCGCCATGTACCGCCGTCGCATGGTGGATCCCGATCGCATGGCGGATCGTTTCCGACCGTTGCACACCTTCCTGCTGAACAAATGGTATTTCGACGAGATCTATGAGAAATGGATCGTCGTACCCGGCGTTCACCTTACCGCACGCATGATGGCCTGGTTCGACACCTGGGTGGTGGACGGAGCGGTGAATGGCGCTGCGTACGTAACACAACTGCAGTCGCGCATCAGCGGACTGTTCGACAAATGGGTCGTCGACGGCGGCGTCAATCTCACCGCATACGTCGTCGGCTTTTTCGGCATCATGTTCAAAAAGACACAAACCGGACGTATTCAGACCTACATCGCCTTCGTGCTCGTCGGCGTGGTAGTGCTGTTCTACATGTTCCGCTAA
- the nuoK gene encoding NADH-quinone oxidoreductase subunit NuoK: MGLTHYLVVSAILFSLGVLALTIRRNAVLMLMGIELILNAANINFIAFAYYDGLKLQGHVVALFVIVLAAAEAAVALAIVLHIYKMNNTVEADQINKLRE; encoded by the coding sequence ATCGGATTGACGCATTACCTCGTCGTCAGCGCGATTCTCTTCTCCCTCGGTGTGCTTGCGCTCACGATTCGCCGCAACGCGGTGCTCATGCTCATGGGTATAGAGCTCATTCTCAACGCGGCCAATATCAATTTCATCGCGTTCGCGTATTACGACGGACTGAAACTCCAGGGGCATGTGGTCGCCCTGTTTGTCATTGTGCTGGCCGCGGCCGAAGCGGCGGTCGCCCTCGCCATCGTGCTGCACATTTACAAAATGAACAACACCGTGGAAGCGGATCAGATCAACAAACTCAGGGAATGA
- a CDS encoding NADH-quinone oxidoreductase subunit J has protein sequence MEIAILFYVFAALAVISGFVVVFSRSVIYAAFSLLFTFLGVAGLYVLLNADFVAVAQIMVYIGGILILMVFGVMLTRKATDAEVQAPTMKTIPALIVVGLVMGTLVNVFTSATWPTSGMMPDIEGTTMEIGELLLTTFIMPFELAGILLLAAIMGAAFIARRQE, from the coding sequence ATGGAAATCGCAATACTTTTTTACGTCTTCGCAGCGCTCGCCGTGATCTCCGGTTTCGTCGTGGTGTTCTCGCGCAGCGTGATCTATGCGGCCTTTTCGCTGCTGTTCACCTTCCTCGGCGTCGCCGGCCTCTACGTGCTGCTCAATGCCGATTTCGTGGCCGTCGCACAAATCATGGTGTATATCGGCGGCATTCTCATCCTGATGGTGTTTGGTGTCATGCTGACGCGCAAGGCGACCGACGCCGAAGTGCAGGCACCGACCATGAAAACTATCCCGGCGCTCATCGTCGTCGGTCTCGTCATGGGAACGCTTGTCAACGTGTTTACCAGCGCTACATGGCCGACAAGCGGGATGATGCCGGATATTGAAGGTACGACCATGGAAATCGGCGAGCTTCTGCTCACTACTTTCATCATGCCGTTCGAACTCGCGGGCATACTGCTGCTCGCGGCCATCATGGGCGCGGCGTTCATCGCCCGCCGTCAGGAGTGA
- a CDS encoding NADH-quinone oxidoreductase subunit I — protein MGGYFKDIYDGIATALIGMRITWGHLFTKNVTIQYPTVKREMPERVRNRLYVNMDDCIGCDQCAKACPVNCITIETVKALAEEDLGETSTGNRKRLWVTQFDIDIAKCCYCGLCVPPCPTECIEMTDVFEFSEYNRDDLLYRFSTMSPEEVEEKKANAEKLRLEQEAKKKAAAEAKAKADAEAKAKADADAAANASPSEGQ, from the coding sequence ATGGGCGGATATTTCAAAGATATTTATGACGGAATCGCCACGGCGCTGATAGGCATGCGCATCACCTGGGGACATCTGTTCACGAAAAACGTGACCATTCAGTATCCTACGGTGAAGCGCGAAATGCCGGAGCGCGTGCGTAACAGACTCTACGTCAACATGGACGACTGCATCGGCTGTGATCAATGCGCCAAGGCCTGTCCGGTAAATTGCATCACTATCGAAACGGTGAAAGCCCTCGCCGAAGAGGATCTCGGTGAAACCTCCACCGGCAATCGCAAACGGCTCTGGGTCACGCAGTTCGACATCGACATCGCCAAATGCTGCTATTGCGGGCTCTGCGTACCACCTTGCCCGACGGAATGCATTGAAATGACCGACGTGTTCGAATTCTCCGAATACAACCGCGATGACCTTCTCTATCGCTTCTCGACCATGTCTCCTGAAGAAGTGGAGGAGAAGAAAGCGAACGCCGAGAAGCTTCGTCTCGAACAGGAAGCCAAGAAAAAGGCCGCAGCCGAAGCCAAAGCGAAAGCGGACGCCGAAGCCAAGGCCAAGGCGGATGCGGACGCGGCGGCGAATGCATCCCCCTCAGAAGGTCAGTAG
- a CDS encoding NADH-quinone oxidoreductase subunit H produces the protein MESLLQSLLGDNYLTLILYCALPLVFLLLYALLAILGEVKISAWMQDRLGPMRTGPWGIIQPIADVFKLLQKEDITPSSADKTLFNLAPFLSFMSAYAAFAVIPFSSLYVGADLNLGLFYLLAIGSLNVAAIMMAGWASHNKYSLFGAMRAVAQIVSYEVPAAMAFVIVVMFVGSLNFQDIVHAQAGPVWNWLVFGGPKNDVVLAGGTVLAGSWANLVFLPLFLATFVIYYISALAETNRTPFDIPEAESELVSGYHTEYSGMKFAMFFMSEYANMFLVSAVTAVLFFGGWHSPFGAYLGDLVGVSWLVPVEQFGWLAFKGLFFVFAMIWLRWTLPRLRVDQLMYMCWKVLIPFSFGIALLVGLLVILLK, from the coding sequence ATGGAATCTTTGCTCCAATCTCTGCTCGGCGACAATTACCTCACACTGATCCTGTACTGCGCGCTGCCGCTGGTTTTCCTGCTGCTCTACGCTCTGCTCGCCATTCTCGGCGAGGTGAAAATATCCGCCTGGATGCAGGACCGTCTCGGTCCTATGCGCACCGGACCGTGGGGTATTATCCAGCCGATCGCCGACGTCTTCAAGCTGCTGCAGAAGGAAGACATCACACCCTCCAGCGCGGACAAGACGCTGTTCAATCTCGCACCCTTCCTGTCCTTCATGAGCGCGTACGCGGCGTTCGCCGTGATTCCGTTCAGCAGTCTCTATGTCGGCGCGGATCTGAATCTCGGCTTGTTCTACCTGCTCGCTATCGGCTCTCTGAACGTGGCCGCCATCATGATGGCGGGGTGGGCGTCGCATAACAAATACAGTCTCTTCGGCGCCATGCGCGCGGTTGCGCAAATCGTATCGTATGAAGTTCCGGCCGCGATGGCTTTCGTCATTGTCGTGATGTTCGTCGGCAGTCTCAATTTTCAGGACATCGTGCACGCACAGGCAGGTCCCGTCTGGAACTGGCTTGTCTTCGGCGGACCGAAGAACGATGTCGTGCTCGCGGGCGGCACGGTACTCGCCGGATCCTGGGCGAATCTGGTCTTTTTACCGCTTTTCCTTGCCACGTTCGTTATCTACTACATCTCCGCGCTGGCCGAAACCAACCGTACGCCTTTCGACATCCCCGAAGCCGAATCCGAGCTTGTATCGGGCTACCACACGGAATACAGCGGCATGAAATTCGCGATGTTCTTCATGTCCGAATACGCCAACATGTTTCTCGTGTCGGCCGTAACCGCGGTGCTGTTCTTCGGCGGTTGGCACAGTCCCTTCGGCGCGTATCTCGGCGATCTGGTAGGTGTGTCCTGGCTGGTGCCGGTGGAGCAGTTCGGCTGGCTCGCGTTCAAAGGTCTGTTTTTCGTCTTTGCCATGATTTGGCTTCGCTGGACGCTGCCGCGACTGCGGGTGGATCAGCTCATGTACATGTGCTGGAAGGTGCTCATCCCGTTTTCCTTCGGTATCGCGTTGCTCGTCGGTTTACTCGTTATCCTCCTCAAGTAA